DNA from Hyalangium minutum:
TCTTCGGGGTCCGGTCCACGTTCGTCACGTAGGCATCGAAGCAGACGATCTCCGAGGCCTCCTGAGCGGAGGGCGGCGGGCCGGCGACCGGGTCGAACGTGATGGAGCCCGGCAGGTAGTCCATCGCCAGGTTCAGCCCTCCGCTGGCCTTGATGAGGTCACGGATCTCTCCGTCCGGCTCGGCGCGGCCCAGCACGGGGTCCAGGTGCATGAACACAAGCTCCGGGACGCGCAGGCCCATGGCACGGGCCAGTTCGCCCGCCACCAGCTCGGCGATGAGCACCTTGAGCCCCTGCCCCGCGCCTCGGAACTTCAGCACGTACAGCCCGGAGTCCTCCGCTTCGACGATGGCGGGCATCGAGCCCCCCTCGCGCAGCGGCGTCACGTACCTGGTCGCCGTCACCGTCCTCATGGTCCCGCACTTATCACGGCACCGCGCGTGCACCTTGAGTCCTGAAACTGGAAACAAGTAAGACGCGCTGAACCTGAATAATCGGAGGCGCCCATGCGGATGCCCAGGACGGCGGTACTGGCGTTGCTCGTCACCCTCGCGTTCACCCCCGCGGCCCTGGCGGGCCAGAGCGCCTCGAAGCGCTGGGCGGCGAGCCGCGGCGACTTCACCGCGTGGCAGCTCAGCGGCGCGAGCCGTGCGGCGGATGGCTCGCTGCAGTTGCTGCCGGGCCAGTCGTGGGCGGGGACGGATCCGTATGGGCCCGGCGGCTTCGCGGGCGGCACGTACTACAACGGCGGCTCGTTCGTGCAGGGCGAGGTGACCAGCCCCATCGTCACGCCGTCCTTCGGCTTCCGGCAGGCCATTGCCTCGTGGGAGGCGCGCACGCCTCCGGGCACCTGGGTGGAGAGCTTCATCCGCGTGCAGGTGTCTGGCACCTGGACGAAGTGGTACAGCCTGGGCGTGTGGGCGGCGGATGGCTCGGCGGTGCAGCGGCACTCGGCCACCTCGCAGTCGGACAGCGTGGCGTACGTGGCCACGGACACACTTGTCGTCACGGCGAAGAAGGCCTCGGCCACGGCGTGGCAGGTGAAGGTGCGGCTCTTCAGCGCCGATGGTGTGGCGACGCCGAGCCTGGATGCCAGCGCTGTGACGGTGTCTCTGGCGCCAGACCGGCCCTCCTCGTTCCCTCCGGGCAGCTCCACGCGCTGGAACACGGTGCTCGCGGTGCCACAGTGCTCGCAGATGGTGTACCCGGACGGCGGCGAGGTCTGGTGCAGCCCCACGTCCACGGCCATGGTGCTGCGATACTGGGTCGGCGAGTCCACGACCACCTGCGAGCCGCACGTGCGCGCGGCCGTGAGCGGCGTCCATGACTGGTACTACGACGGGCACGGCAACTGGCCGTTCAACACGGCGTATGCGGCGGCCCAGGGGCTCCAGGCGCATGTGTCTCGCTTCACGAGCTTCTCGCAGCTGGAGCCGTGGATCTCCGCGGGCGTCCCCGCCATCCTCAGCGTTGCCTGGCGCAGCGGTGAGCTGACGGGCGCGCCCATCTCCTCCACGGCGGGTCACCTCATCGTGCTCGTGGGCTTCGATGCGGCGGGCAACCCCGTGGTGAATGATCCGGCGGGCGCCAGCAACACCGCCGTGCGCCGGACGTACCTGCGCTCGCAGCTAGAGCCGCTGTGGCAGAACGCTTCGGCGGGCACCGCGTATCTCATCTATCCCCAGGGCTGGACGGTGCCCGCCCTGTGAGCGGTGCGTCCCACACCTTCTCGTTCGCCTCGATCCTGGCAGCGCCTCCCGAGAAGGTGTGGGCTCGCGTGAGCACCTTGTCGGGCGTGAACGCGGAGATGGCGCCCTGGTTCCGGATGACCGGGCCCCAGGGCGTCGATCACCTCGAGCCCGGGCAGCTCGCGCTGGGCCAGCGGCTCTTCCGGTCGTGGCTGCTGCTCTTCGGGGTGCTGCCGCTGGACTACGACGACCTCACCTTCGTGCGGTTCGAGCCGGGCAAGGGCTTCCTGGAGCGCTCGCGGATGATCTCCGCGAAGGTGTGGGAGCACGAGCGAACACTTGAGCCCCACCCCGAGGGCACGCTGCTCACCGATCGCATCCGCTTCGAGCCGCGCCTGCCCCTGCCCGGGCTCCGAGGGCTGTACAGCAGCGTGTTCCGCCACCGCCACGCGCAGCTGCGGCGGCACTTCGGCGGGCGGCTCGCGAGCTGAGGGTTCGGAGCCCCGCTCTTACTGAAAGACAGGCACACTGCGGGTACGCCCGGTCCTCACGGCGCAGAGCGCCATGCTTCCGCTCGTGCTGGACAGCCGCGAGTGAAGCAGGCACCGTGCCCGCCCTCGCGCCGTGCTGCCGTGGCGCGAGGGACACCCCTGTCACTTCGACTCGGAGGAAGCCTTGCCCCTGTCGCTCTTGGCGGCGCTGGCGCTCACCGCCGCCCCCGCTGCCTCTCCCCGCCCCTATACCGTCCAGGACCAGGTGACGATGCGCCGGCTCAGCGAGCCGCGCGTCTCGCCGGATGGCCAGCGCATCACCTTCGTGCTGCGCACCACGGACATGGAAGCCAACCGCGGCCGCACGGACCTGTGGCTCGCGAACGCGGACGGCTCCGGAGCCCGCCAGCTCACCTCGCACCCGGACAGCGACACCCAGCCGGTGTGGGCACCGGATGGCCGCAGCCTCTTCTTCCTGTCCTCGCGCGGTGGTTCCTCGCAGGTGTGGCGCCTGCCCATCGACGGTGGCGAGCCCCAGCAGGTGACGAAGCTCCCGCTGGACGTGAATGCGTTCGCCCTGTCGCGCGATGGCTCCAAGCTCGCCGTGGCGCTGGAGGTGTTCCCCGACTGCGCCACCCTGGAGTGCACTCCGCAGCGCGCCGAGGCGAAGGCCAAGAACAAGAGCTCGGGCCGCGTCTACGACAAGCTGTTCGTCCGGCATTGGGACGCATGGAAGGACGGGACCCGCTCGCACCTGTTCGTGGTTCCCGTGGCCGGCGGCACCCCCGTAGACGTGACGAAGGGCATGGACGCGGATGCTCCGAGCAAGCCCTTCGGCGGCGCGGAGGAGTTCACCTTCACGCCGGACGGCAAGGGCGTGGTCTTCACCGCCCGGGACGTGGGCCGTCAAGAGTCGTGGAGCACGGATCTGGATCTGTTCCTCGCCTCGGCGGATGGGCAGGGCCAGCCGCGCAAGCTCACGGTGAGCAACCGCGCCACGGACACCTCGCCGGTGTTTAGCCCCGATGGGAAGACGCTGGCGTACCTCGCCATGGAGCGCCCGGGTTACGAGGCGGACCGCCTGCGCGTCATCGTGCGCTCGTGGCCCGAGGGCAAGGAGCGCGTGCTCACGGAGAAGTGGGACCGCTCGGCGGACGGGCTCTCGTGGAGCACGGACGGCCAGACGCTGTTCACCTCCGCGTACAGCAATGGCCAGCACCCCGCGTTCGCCATCGATGTCGCGAGCGGACAGGTGCGCCAGCTGACGCAGCAGGGCCACGCCTCGGATGTGCAGCAGGCGGGG
Protein-coding regions in this window:
- a CDS encoding HipA family kinase, producing MRTVTATRYVTPLREGGSMPAIVEAEDSGLYVLKFRGAGQGLKVLIAELVAGELARAMGLRVPELVFMHLDPVLGRAEPDGEIRDLIKASGGLNLAMDYLPGSITFDPVAGPPPSAQEASEIVCFDAYVTNVDRTPKNPNMLHWHKALWLIDHGASMYFHHSWDGYLERAGTAFAPIKDHVLLRWATALRATEATLRTRLTPEVLERTVALIPDAWLGNEEAFSTPQAHREAYLAWLRGRLEAAPKFIEEAERARAQLF
- a CDS encoding peptidase C39 family protein is translated as MRMPRTAVLALLVTLAFTPAALAGQSASKRWAASRGDFTAWQLSGASRAADGSLQLLPGQSWAGTDPYGPGGFAGGTYYNGGSFVQGEVTSPIVTPSFGFRQAIASWEARTPPGTWVESFIRVQVSGTWTKWYSLGVWAADGSAVQRHSATSQSDSVAYVATDTLVVTAKKASATAWQVKVRLFSADGVATPSLDASAVTVSLAPDRPSSFPPGSSTRWNTVLAVPQCSQMVYPDGGEVWCSPTSTAMVLRYWVGESTTTCEPHVRAAVSGVHDWYYDGHGNWPFNTAYAAAQGLQAHVSRFTSFSQLEPWISAGVPAILSVAWRSGELTGAPISSTAGHLIVLVGFDAAGNPVVNDPAGASNTAVRRTYLRSQLEPLWQNASAGTAYLIYPQGWTVPAL
- a CDS encoding alpha/beta hydrolase family protein; translation: MPLSLLAALALTAAPAASPRPYTVQDQVTMRRLSEPRVSPDGQRITFVLRTTDMEANRGRTDLWLANADGSGARQLTSHPDSDTQPVWAPDGRSLFFLSSRGGSSQVWRLPIDGGEPQQVTKLPLDVNAFALSRDGSKLAVALEVFPDCATLECTPQRAEAKAKNKSSGRVYDKLFVRHWDAWKDGTRSHLFVVPVAGGTPVDVTKGMDADAPSKPFGGAEEFTFTPDGKGVVFTARDVGRQESWSTDLDLFLASADGQGQPRKLTVSNRATDTSPVFSPDGKTLAYLAMERPGYEADRLRVIVRSWPEGKERVLTEKWDRSADGLSWSTDGQTLFTSAYSNGQHPAFAIDVASGQVRQLTQQGHASDVQQAGGRIVYGFDTLKTPADLFSSNADGSDARQLTRVNQEALASIRFGDYEPFTFAGWNGEQVYGYVVKPVDFDAKKKYPVALLIHGGPQGSFSDHFHYRWNPQAFAARGYAVVSIDFHGSTGYGQAFTDSIRDDWGGKPLEDLQKGLAAAISRYSFLHPERVCALGASYGGYMINWIAGNWPDRFKCLVNHDGILDERMAYFDTEELWFPEWEHKGTPWENPEAYEKHNPVAHVGKWKTPMLVVEGGKDFRVVETQALGTFNALQRRGIPSKFLYFPDENHWVVKPANSVLWHETVFSWLDQWTKPGAAAPSVKGSP